Proteins found in one Deltaproteobacteria bacterium GWC2_65_14 genomic segment:
- a CDS encoding amino acid transporter: MGNPSFFQRAKRFLLGAPRDLFDPKLFHRISLIAFFAWVGLGADGISSSCYGPEEAFLALGSHKVLAIFVAIATVFTIFIVSGSYAQIIEVFPSGAGGYNVASKLLGQKAGVVSGSALVIDYVLTITISVAAGADAVFSFLPLSWGVYKFWLIALVILTLIWMNLRGVKESVAILTPIFMAFMLSHIPLVLYAVGHHVTELPAVASVVSTDLTEGIREIGWLGIGAILVRAYTMGAGTYTGIEAISNSMPTLREPRVHTGKKAMLYMAISLSFIAGGILLGYVLNDVRPLEGKTLNAVLFGKLLEGLWGPSTGAWTVAFVMASEAALLFVAAQTGFLGGPQVLSNMAIDSYMPHRFAHLSERLVTKYGVYFMGGMAYLMLYLTGGSVKYLVVMYSINVFITFTLSQFGMCVHWWKNRETAEGWKFGLWMNGVGFLLTASILCLTVWTKFPEGGWVTLIITGSFVVAAFLIRRHYRKAQEQLQRLDELLTMLPPVTVPAEQEPALRRDAPTAVILVSGYNGMGMHVFFSVVRSFPGVFRNFVFLSAGVIDSSKFKGVEEVVHLGEDLKAQLLKYVEFVKGHGYYAEARSEVGTDVIDVVGHLAEETAKDFSNIMFFAGQLVFEEETFITRVLHNQTAFLAQKKLVFQGFPMFVMPVRVL; the protein is encoded by the coding sequence ATGGGAAATCCATCCTTTTTCCAGCGCGCCAAGCGATTCCTCCTGGGGGCCCCCCGGGACCTGTTCGATCCGAAGCTCTTCCACCGGATCTCCCTGATCGCCTTCTTCGCCTGGGTGGGACTGGGCGCCGACGGGATCTCCTCCTCCTGCTATGGCCCCGAGGAGGCCTTCCTCGCCCTCGGCAGCCACAAGGTTCTCGCGATCTTCGTCGCGATCGCGACGGTCTTCACGATCTTCATCGTTTCGGGAAGCTACGCCCAGATCATCGAGGTCTTCCCCTCGGGTGCAGGCGGATACAACGTCGCCTCCAAGCTGCTCGGGCAGAAGGCGGGGGTCGTCTCGGGGTCGGCCCTGGTCATCGACTACGTCCTGACGATCACCATCTCCGTGGCCGCGGGAGCGGACGCCGTCTTCAGCTTCCTGCCCCTTTCCTGGGGGGTCTACAAGTTCTGGCTCATCGCCCTGGTGATCCTGACCCTCATCTGGATGAACCTCCGGGGGGTCAAGGAGTCGGTGGCGATCCTGACCCCCATCTTCATGGCCTTCATGCTGAGCCACATCCCGCTCGTGCTCTACGCGGTGGGGCACCATGTGACCGAGCTCCCGGCCGTGGCCTCCGTCGTTTCGACCGACCTGACGGAGGGGATCCGGGAGATCGGCTGGCTCGGGATCGGGGCGATCCTGGTGCGCGCCTACACCATGGGCGCGGGAACCTACACCGGAATCGAGGCGATCAGCAACTCGATGCCGACGCTGCGGGAGCCGAGGGTCCACACGGGAAAGAAGGCGATGCTCTACATGGCGATCTCCCTCTCCTTCATCGCGGGGGGGATCCTCCTGGGGTATGTCCTGAACGACGTCCGGCCGTTGGAGGGGAAGACCCTCAACGCCGTGCTCTTCGGGAAACTCCTGGAGGGGCTGTGGGGGCCCTCGACGGGGGCGTGGACCGTGGCCTTCGTCATGGCGTCGGAGGCCGCCCTCCTCTTCGTGGCCGCCCAGACCGGGTTCCTCGGCGGGCCGCAGGTCCTCTCGAACATGGCGATCGACTCCTACATGCCCCACCGGTTCGCCCACCTCTCGGAGCGGCTGGTGACCAAGTACGGCGTCTACTTCATGGGGGGGATGGCCTACCTGATGCTCTACCTCACCGGGGGATCGGTGAAGTACCTGGTGGTCATGTACTCGATCAACGTGTTCATCACCTTCACCCTCTCCCAGTTCGGGATGTGCGTCCACTGGTGGAAGAACCGTGAGACGGCGGAGGGCTGGAAGTTCGGCCTCTGGATGAACGGGGTCGGCTTCCTGCTGACCGCCTCGATCCTCTGCCTGACGGTGTGGACGAAGTTCCCGGAGGGAGGATGGGTGACCCTGATCATTACCGGGTCGTTCGTCGTCGCCGCCTTCCTGATCCGGAGACACTACCGGAAGGCCCAGGAGCAGCTTCAGAGGCTCGACGAGCTGCTGACGATGCTCCCCCCCGTGACGGTGCCGGCGGAGCAGGAGCCGGCTCTCCGCCGGGACGCCCCCACCGCCGTCATCCTGGTCTCGGGGTACAACGGCATGGGGATGCATGTCTTCTTCTCGGTGGTCCGCTCCTTCCCCGGAGTCTTCCGGAACTTCGTGTTTCTCTCCGCGGGGGTCATCGACTCCAGCAAGTTCAAGGGGGTGGAGGAGGTAGTCCATCTCGGCGAGGACCTGAAGGCGCAGCTTCTAAAGTATGTCGAGTTCGTGAAAGGGCACGGGTACTACGCGGAAGCGCGGTCCGAGGTCGGCACCGACGTGATCGATGTGGTCGGCCATCTGGCGGAGGAGACCGCCAAGGATTTCTCCAACATCATGTTCTTCGCCGGGCAGCTCGTCTTCGAGGAGGAAACGTTCATCACCCGGGTACTCCACAATCAGACCGCATTTCTCGCCCAGAAGAAGCTGGTCTTCCAGGGGTTCCCGATGTTCGTCATGCCGGTCCGGGTGCTCTGA
- a CDS encoding cyclic pyranopterin phosphate synthase MoaA — translation MLDSFGRRVDYLRLSITDRCNLRCVYCMPPSGISLKPSAEILSYDELIRTVQVALSLGVGKVRITGGEPLIRRGVVGFIRRISELRGVADLCMTTNGIGLRDLAGALRGAGLSRVNVSLDTIRRDRYREITRRDHLPEVLAGIDAALAAGLSPVKINVVLLHGLLPGEMEDFFAMAREAPVEVRFIERMPIGCLPSGGYVSAEAIRERILSLPGVRKRSAGGDSPSVSYEADGFAGRLGIISPISRSFCIECNRLRVTADGRLRSCLFRRETLDLRKVLREGNGDEAVADLYRKAVTEKPEGHGYCVPGASPVLPESMSRVGG, via the coding sequence TTGCTCGATTCCTTCGGCCGACGGGTCGATTACCTCCGGCTCTCCATCACCGACCGATGCAACCTCCGGTGCGTCTACTGCATGCCCCCCTCGGGGATCTCCCTGAAGCCGTCCGCCGAGATCCTCTCTTACGACGAGCTGATCCGGACCGTCCAGGTGGCGTTGTCGCTCGGGGTGGGGAAGGTCCGGATCACCGGAGGGGAGCCGCTGATCCGGCGCGGGGTCGTCGGCTTCATCCGCCGCATTTCGGAGCTGCGCGGGGTTGCCGACCTCTGCATGACGACGAACGGGATCGGCCTTCGGGATCTCGCGGGAGCGCTGCGCGGGGCCGGCCTCTCCCGGGTCAACGTCAGCCTGGACACGATCCGCAGGGACCGGTACCGGGAGATCACCCGGCGCGACCATCTCCCGGAAGTCCTCGCCGGGATCGACGCGGCCCTTGCCGCGGGCCTTTCCCCCGTCAAGATCAACGTCGTGCTGCTGCACGGGCTGCTCCCCGGGGAGATGGAGGATTTCTTCGCGATGGCGAGGGAGGCGCCGGTCGAGGTCCGCTTCATCGAGCGGATGCCGATCGGGTGTCTTCCCTCCGGCGGGTATGTCTCCGCGGAGGCGATCCGCGAGCGGATCCTGTCGCTCCCGGGGGTCCGAAAGCGGAGCGCTGGAGGCGATTCCCCCTCCGTCTCCTACGAGGCGGACGGCTTCGCCGGGAGGCTCGGGATCATCTCGCCGATCTCCCGCAGCTTCTGCATCGAATGCAACCGGCTCCGCGTGACCGCGGACGGGCGCCTGCGCAGCTGCCTCTTCCGCCGGGAAACGCTCGATCTCCGGAAGGTCCTGCGGGAGGGGAACGGGGACGAGGCGGTGGCCGACCTGTACCGGAAGGCGGTCACGGAAAAGCCCGAGGGGCACGGCTACTGCGTGCCGGGGGCCTCCCCGGTCCTCCCCGAGTCGATGTCCCGCGTCGGCGGGTGA
- a CDS encoding TIGR01212 family radical SAM protein, whose amino-acid sequence MLPPLHPDLRFHNYATYLRRRLGETAVRISVDGGFTCPNRDGTRGTGGCLYCNNDSFTGGILFPGLPVEEQVLRTIASPGRHRAARRLLVYFQRYSNSYASPEELDRRYRAAFSHPDVAGIIVGTRPDCLGPGVLDVLEEIARERYVSVEIGLQSISDEVLAGIGRGHTVAEFREAVRAVRGRGLDAGVHLIYGLPGDTRENFLAAADLLAELDVQGVKLHHFHVVEGSGYEKRWRNGGLQVPEYGEYLSACVEFLERLSSEVAVLRLMGAAPPELLLAPRWEKGSREMAQDVAAELRRRGSWQGCRREGDRRGGAE is encoded by the coding sequence GTGCTTCCTCCCCTGCACCCGGATCTTAGGTTCCACAACTACGCCACCTACCTGCGGCGACGGCTCGGCGAAACGGCCGTGCGGATCAGCGTGGACGGAGGATTTACCTGCCCGAACCGGGACGGCACCCGGGGGACCGGGGGGTGCCTCTACTGCAACAACGACTCCTTCACCGGCGGGATCCTCTTTCCCGGGCTGCCGGTGGAGGAGCAGGTCCTGCGCACGATCGCCTCCCCGGGACGGCATCGAGCCGCCCGCCGCCTGCTCGTCTATTTCCAGCGGTACAGCAACAGCTATGCCTCCCCGGAGGAGCTCGACCGGCGCTACCGGGCGGCCTTCTCCCATCCCGACGTCGCCGGGATCATCGTCGGCACCCGTCCCGACTGCCTCGGGCCCGGGGTCCTCGACGTGCTCGAGGAGATCGCGAGGGAGCGGTACGTTTCGGTGGAGATCGGGCTGCAGTCGATCTCCGACGAGGTGCTGGCCGGGATCGGCCGGGGACACACGGTCGCCGAGTTCCGGGAAGCGGTCCGGGCGGTCCGGGGGAGGGGCCTCGACGCGGGGGTTCACCTGATCTACGGCCTTCCCGGGGACACGCGGGAGAACTTCCTGGCGGCGGCGGATCTCCTCGCGGAGCTGGATGTCCAGGGAGTGAAGCTGCACCATTTCCACGTGGTGGAGGGAAGCGGGTACGAGAAGCGCTGGCGCAACGGGGGGCTCCAGGTCCCGGAGTATGGCGAGTACCTGTCGGCCTGCGTCGAGTTCCTCGAGCGCCTCTCCTCCGAGGTGGCGGTGCTCCGGCTGATGGGGGCCGCCCCGCCGGAGCTCCTGCTCGCCCCCCGCTGGGAGAAGGGAAGCCGGGAGATGGCGCAGGATGTCGCCGCGGAACTGCGGAGGCGGGGAAGCTGGCAGGGATGCCGCAGGGAGGGAGACCGTCGTGGAGGCGCCGAATGA